One genomic region from Leptolyngbyaceae cyanobacterium JSC-12 encodes:
- a CDS encoding protein of unknown function DUF29 (IMG reference gene:2510096529~PFAM: Domain of unknown function DUF29) — translation MEPQVQAKSTSLYNADYQLWLEHTVAQLKAQDFSNLDLENLIEEIASLGKSDKRAILSYLLRLCEHLLKLKYWESERELCFRNWILEVNNFRSEIELILKDSPSLKPFLSETFLASYQKARKNMLKAIELPSDFIPQEPEFTLEQALDEDWLPPGNQQGGSD, via the coding sequence ATGGAGCCTCAAGTTCAAGCTAAATCCACGTCACTATACAACGCAGATTACCAACTTTGGTTAGAGCATACCGTTGCTCAACTGAAAGCACAGGATTTTAGCAATCTTGATCTGGAAAATTTAATTGAGGAAATCGCAAGTTTGGGTAAGAGCGACAAGCGAGCGATATTAAGCTATCTGCTGCGACTCTGTGAGCATCTTCTTAAGCTCAAATACTGGGAGTCTGAACGGGAACTCTGTTTCAGAAACTGGATTTTAGAAGTTAATAACTTTCGTTCGGAAATTGAATTGATTCTCAAAGACAGCCCCAGCCTCAAGCCTTTTTTAAGCGAAACCTTTTTGGCTTCCTATCAGAAAGCCAGAAAAAATATGCTTAAGGCAATAGAGCTACCCTCTGATTTCATTCCCCAAGAGCCTGAGTTTACGCTGGAACAAGCCCTGGATGAAGATTGGCTCCCCCCTGGCAACCAGCAAGGTGGATCTGATTGA
- a CDS encoding hypothetical protein (IMG reference gene:2510096540), with product MSPKDQFHEAVKHALEKEMGISELFQKLSF from the coding sequence ATGTCTCCCAAAGATCAATTTCACGAAGCCGTTAAACATGCCCTTGAAAAGGAGATGGGCATCTCCGAACTGTTTCAAAAGCTCTCATTCTAA
- a CDS encoding hypothetical protein (IMG reference gene:2510096543~PFAM: Type III restriction enzyme, res subunit), producing MTSSTLNPTILEPLFAPWQEPNAHRVRAEKTAEAVTTNMGTASNVVQGRRASPIEVVNNLRAAVREWREAFYIGASNTTIQLLNHWFNRAHRKTTPDGEEFEFRYYFCQREAVETLIYLKEVRRIECLSQIIAEFGGATAELQALGITEDEDAWSRYAFKLATGAGKTKVMSLCIVWSYFHALRESDSEMARHFVVIASNLTVYERLKDDFGNGRVFDEDPLIPPEWRGDWNLSVVLQDEASGAATGGTLYLTNIHRLYDTAKRKQKAEQDTYDWMGPVVSKTKALDTGAALRDRITAHRRVMILNDEAHHVWDPGSAWNEAIRTLHETILSRSGCKLVAQLDFSATPKDNKGLLFKHIVCDTPLGEAVDAGIVKTPIIGQASRKLVEQADDNAAYRWEQHLLLGYERWKASQAEWQASGKKPLLFSMCDDTWLRLYQGQGLWDRARFAETQKFSLVS from the coding sequence ATGACCTCCTCCACCCTCAATCCCACCATTCTCGAACCCCTGTTTGCCCCCTGGCAAGAACCCAATGCCCATCGCGTGCGGGCGGAAAAGACCGCTGAAGCGGTCACTACAAACATGGGTACTGCGAGCAATGTTGTGCAGGGACGCAGAGCCTCCCCGATCGAGGTGGTGAATAACCTGCGGGCAGCGGTGCGGGAATGGCGAGAAGCCTTCTACATCGGAGCCAGCAACACCACGATTCAACTGCTGAACCACTGGTTTAACCGCGCCCATCGCAAAACTACCCCCGATGGCGAAGAATTCGAGTTTCGCTACTACTTCTGTCAGCGGGAAGCCGTCGAAACCCTGATTTATCTCAAAGAAGTCCGGCGCATCGAATGCCTGTCGCAAATCATTGCCGAATTTGGCGGCGCGACTGCCGAATTGCAGGCATTGGGCATCACCGAAGATGAAGATGCCTGGAGCCGCTATGCCTTCAAACTGGCAACCGGAGCCGGAAAGACAAAGGTGATGAGCCTGTGCATCGTCTGGAGCTACTTCCACGCCCTGCGGGAATCCGATTCAGAAATGGCGCGGCATTTTGTTGTGATCGCCTCCAACCTGACGGTCTACGAACGCCTCAAAGACGACTTTGGCAACGGGCGCGTGTTTGACGAAGACCCCCTGATTCCTCCCGAATGGCGCGGCGACTGGAACCTATCGGTAGTGCTGCAAGATGAAGCCAGCGGTGCCGCTACGGGGGGGACGCTCTACCTCACCAATATCCATCGCCTCTACGACACCGCCAAACGCAAACAGAAAGCTGAGCAGGATACCTACGATTGGATGGGGCCTGTAGTATCAAAAACCAAAGCACTGGATACGGGAGCCGCCCTGCGCGATCGCATCACCGCCCACCGCCGTGTCATGATCCTCAACGACGAAGCCCACCACGTTTGGGATCCTGGCTCTGCCTGGAACGAAGCCATCCGCACCCTACACGAAACCATCCTGTCTCGCAGCGGTTGCAAGCTGGTGGCACAACTGGATTTCTCTGCCACCCCCAAAGACAACAAAGGGCTGCTGTTCAAACACATTGTCTGCGATACACCCTTGGGAGAAGCGGTGGATGCCGGAATTGTCAAAACGCCGATTATTGGGCAAGCCAGCCGCAAGTTAGTCGAACAAGCCGACGACAACGCCGCCTACCGCTGGGAACAGCATTTGCTCTTGGGCTACGAGCGCTGGAAAGCCAGCCAAGCCGAGTGGCAAGCCAGCGGCAAAAAGCCCCTGCTGTTCAGCATGTGCGATGACACATGGCTACGGCTATATCAGGGGCAAGGGTTATGGGATCGTGCTAGGTTTGCGGAAACTCAAAAGTTCTCTTTGGTGTCCTAA
- a CDS encoding XisI protein (IMG reference gene:2510096537~PFAM: XisI protein) gives MDKLENYRQIIQKILTDYQHWAMGVNQPGVQQCVAFDEEHDHYFWFHVGWDGKRRDFGVTVYLKLEQGKIWIEEDWTKQGIANDLLEAGVPAEDIVLGFQHPSKRPLTEFAIA, from the coding sequence ATGGATAAGCTAGAAAACTATCGTCAGATCATTCAAAAAATTCTGACTGACTATCAGCACTGGGCGATGGGTGTCAATCAGCCTGGAGTCCAGCAATGTGTTGCCTTTGATGAGGAGCACGATCACTATTTCTGGTTTCATGTGGGCTGGGATGGCAAGCGGCGAGATTTTGGGGTGACGGTTTACCTCAAGCTTGAACAAGGCAAAATTTGGATCGAAGAAGACTGGACAAAACAGGGCATTGCCAATGATCTACTAGAAGCTGGAGTCCCTGCCGAAGACATTGTTCTGGGGTTTCAGCATCCTAGCAAGCGTCCCCTGACAGAATTTGCTATTGCTTAA
- a CDS encoding protein of unknown function DUF29 (IMG reference gene:2510096531~PFAM: Domain of unknown function DUF29) — protein MEPQVKAKPPSLYEADYQLWLDQTIAQLKARNFSDLDLENLVEEIESLGRSEKQAIASYLMRLCEHLLKIKYWESEREMCLRGWKREVINFRLQIQEGLETSPSLKSFLQDSFAKQYKNGRKLFLNASDLNASLVPQEPEFTLEQALDEDWLPWQPE, from the coding sequence ATGGAACCTCAAGTTAAAGCTAAACCCCCATCGCTCTACGAGGCAGACTATCAACTTTGGTTAGATCAAACGATCGCTCAGTTGAAAGCACGTAATTTTAGTGATCTTGATCTAGAAAATCTAGTTGAGGAGATTGAAAGCTTGGGCAGGAGTGAAAAACAGGCGATCGCGAGTTATTTAATGCGACTGTGCGAGCATCTGCTCAAAATTAAGTATTGGGAATCTGAGCGAGAGATGTGCCTGCGCGGTTGGAAGCGGGAGGTCATCAACTTTAGATTACAAATTCAGGAAGGACTGGAGACAAGCCCTAGCTTAAAGTCATTTTTGCAGGATAGTTTTGCCAAGCAATATAAAAATGGCAGAAAATTATTTCTAAATGCCAGTGATCTTAATGCTAGCTTAGTTCCCCAAGAGCCTGAGTTTACACTAGAGCAAGCCCTGGATGAAGACTGGCTTCCCTGGCAGCCGGAATAG
- a CDS encoding hypothetical protein (IMG reference gene:2510096530), with protein MKIGSPLATSKVDLIDIDPTFDVGADFSVSVAIFLNTMKISMEAFSYGTSS; from the coding sequence ATGAAGATTGGCTCCCCCCTGGCAACCAGCAAGGTGGATCTGATTGATATTGACCCAACCTTTGATGTGGGCGCGGATTTTTCTGTGAGTGTGGCGATTTTTCTCAATACAATGAAGATTTCAATGGAGGCATTCAGCTATGGAACCTCAAGTTAA
- a CDS encoding hypothetical protein (IMG reference gene:2510096534~PFAM: Protein of unknown function (DUF559)): protein MTQQPIYGPHNPHPLSQMRTELIWEGKYDEYGNRREVDIAGCAMPMQKIESIDEPRRAAAATGQLERFAIHMSRKRLIELQRKLHSEGKPYRAFDVYNLGRYERQWWQKDRLQGADEEHRRVILEFFKAEILTNTPSPLLHGRKAGAFCHVDGIDSIFTREEAKQVAQAVAAAGGRECYCLAWEFEMDLHLTVNALVQELGVKLKLVQIPREIMEKNRKSPPFLEVAVLTAEPVYRSSPLSRPGRGVGGEGNSENEYWEITPALKQKMTEVARQFRKQPTPSEDILWQALRGRKLEGRKFRRQQPIGAFIVDFFCGAERLIVEVDGGVHETQQGADQQRQELLESLGLRVVRIPSELVATKLDEALAIVRQAFNPHPLTPSPKQGEGGQEAVSPLSPSGRGTGGEGLRTVDIKLTQFIPSLAEVPTKELEAIKERAIKSGFDFIDFWAIDFNWHPGKPFTHDWQDYRTRKDRSLKTISDAEYTYPAPGKYTACVKVVDTFGCDTSITVEVEV from the coding sequence ATGACCCAGCAACCCATCTACGGCCCCCACAACCCCCACCCGCTCTCCCAAATGCGGACGGAACTGATCTGGGAGGGCAAGTATGATGAGTATGGCAACCGGCGGGAGGTGGATATTGCCGGGTGTGCCATGCCGATGCAGAAGATTGAAAGCATCGACGAACCGCGACGGGCAGCGGCGGCGACGGGGCAGTTGGAGCGGTTTGCCATCCACATGTCGCGCAAGCGGCTGATTGAGCTTCAGCGCAAGTTGCACAGTGAGGGCAAACCCTATCGCGCCTTTGATGTCTATAACCTCGGTCGCTACGAGCGGCAGTGGTGGCAAAAGGATCGCTTGCAGGGAGCCGATGAAGAACACCGCCGGGTGATTCTAGAGTTCTTCAAAGCCGAAATCCTCACCAATACGCCCTCCCCCCTGTTGCATGGGCGCAAAGCCGGGGCATTTTGCCATGTGGATGGCATTGACTCCATCTTTACCCGCGAAGAAGCCAAACAGGTCGCCCAAGCCGTTGCCGCAGCGGGTGGGCGGGAGTGCTATTGCCTCGCCTGGGAATTTGAGATGGACTTGCACTTGACCGTGAATGCCCTAGTGCAAGAGTTGGGTGTAAAGCTCAAGCTAGTGCAAATTCCCCGCGAAATCATGGAGAAAAACCGCAAGTCGCCGCCGTTTTTGGAAGTGGCCGTCCTCACCGCCGAACCTGTGTATCGTTCTTCCCCTCTCTCCCGACCTGGGAGAGGGGTAGGGGGTGAGGGCAATTCCGAAAATGAATACTGGGAAATTACCCCTGCTCTCAAGCAGAAAATGACTGAAGTTGCTCGTCAATTTCGCAAGCAACCCACACCGAGTGAAGACATTCTCTGGCAAGCTTTACGGGGTCGAAAACTGGAAGGACGCAAATTTAGACGACAACAGCCGATTGGTGCTTTCATTGTTGATTTCTTCTGTGGTGCAGAACGACTAATCGTCGAAGTTGATGGAGGTGTGCATGAAACTCAACAAGGGGCTGATCAGCAGCGGCAAGAGTTGTTGGAGTCATTAGGATTGAGAGTTGTTCGGATACCGAGTGAGTTGGTGGCAACGAAGCTTGATGAAGCATTGGCTATTGTGCGTCAGGCATTTAACCCTCATCCCCTAACCCCTTCTCCCAAGCAGGGAGAAGGGGGACAAGAGGCTGTTTCCCCCCTCTCCCCCTCTGGGAGAGGGACTGGGGGTGAGGGACTCCGCACCGTAGACATCAAACTCACCCAGTTCATCCCCTCCCTCGCCGAAGTCCCCACCAAAGAACTCGAAGCCATCAAAGAACGCGCCATCAAAAGTGGCTTTGACTTCATCGACTTCTGGGCCATAGATTTCAACTGGCATCCTGGCAAACCCTTCACCCACGACTGGCAAGACTACCGCACCCGCAAAGACCGCAGCCTCAAAACCATCAGCGATGCCGAATACACCTACCCCGCCCCTGGCAAATACACCGCCTGCGTCAAAGTTGTCGATACCTTCGGCTGCGACACCTCCATTACCGTAGAGGTAGAGGTATGA
- a CDS encoding hypothetical protein (IMG reference gene:2510096542~PFAM: HEPN domain), translating into MKPITQEWVNKAEGDFATAQRELQVQHMPNYDAVCFHAQQCIEKYLKACLQEENIAFTKTHDLSALLDLFLPIHPAWASLRPTLDTLTTYAVEFRYPGVSANQTIANQAFQDCAVIR; encoded by the coding sequence ATGAAGCCAATCACCCAAGAGTGGGTCAATAAAGCGGAAGGGGATTTTGCCACGGCTCAGCGAGAACTTCAGGTTCAGCACATGCCTAACTACGATGCCGTATGTTTTCATGCTCAGCAATGCATCGAAAAATATTTAAAGGCTTGTCTCCAAGAAGAAAATATAGCGTTTACAAAAACTCACGACCTCAGCGCATTGCTTGATCTGTTTTTACCCATCCATCCAGCATGGGCATCTTTGCGTCCTACCCTTGACACTCTAACGACCTATGCCGTTGAGTTTCGCTATCCGGGTGTATCAGCAAATCAAACTATAGCCAATCAAGCCTTTCAAGATTGTGCTGTCATTCGTTAA
- a CDS encoding putative nucleotidyltransferase (IMG reference gene:2510096541~PFAM: Nucleotidyltransferase domain) produces MISISEIQAFSQRIAETFQPERIILFGSYASGQPTEDSDVDLLVILPFEELPVQKAIAIRQQIKAPFPLDLMARTPQQIQQRLEMGDFFIQDIMNNGRVLYEANHPRVGQ; encoded by the coding sequence ATGATTTCCATTAGTGAAATACAGGCTTTTAGCCAACGGATTGCTGAGACATTCCAGCCAGAGCGCATTATTCTTTTTGGCTCTTATGCTTCTGGGCAACCCACCGAAGACTCTGATGTAGATTTATTGGTGATTTTGCCCTTTGAAGAACTGCCCGTGCAAAAGGCGATCGCCATTCGTCAACAAATCAAAGCGCCCTTTCCGCTTGATCTGATGGCGAGAACTCCCCAACAAATTCAGCAACGCCTGGAAATGGGCGACTTTTTTATCCAAGACATTATGAACAATGGTCGTGTTCTCTATGAAGCCAATCACCCAAGAGTGGGTCAATAA
- a CDS encoding NADH dehydrogenase, FAD-containing subunit (IMG reference gene:2510096527~PFAM: Pyridine nucleotide-disulphide oxidoreductase) has product MPDADAASLHKVVIVGGGFGGLYAAKELGKVASVQVTLVDRRNFHLFQPLLYQVATGTLSPADISSPLRGILSNSRNTTVLMDEVLDVDPQQQTVITRGQQLPYDTLILATGVSHHYFGNDQWKTTAPGLKTVEDALEMRRRIFMAFEAAEKETDPSKRQAWLTFVIVGGGPTGVELAGAIAELAFNTLKQDFRNIDTTEAKVILLEGMDRILPPYAPELSAKAAEALTQLGVSVQTKTLVTNIEHNIVTAKQGDTIQQIPARTILWAAGVKASGMGKILADRTGVTLDRVGRVIVEPDLSIAGYPNIFVIGDLANYSHQGEKPLPGVAPVAMQEGQFVAKLLKARLQNQPVPTFRYHDAGSLAVIGQNKAVADLNNVKLSGPIAWFVWVFAHIFYLIEYDNKLIVMLQWGWNYFTRNRGARLITGEASPVQAETDVDKDFRTPSDRKSTVEV; this is encoded by the coding sequence ATGCCAGACGCAGATGCCGCATCGCTTCATAAAGTCGTCATTGTTGGTGGCGGCTTTGGTGGGCTTTATGCCGCAAAGGAACTAGGAAAAGTGGCGTCGGTACAAGTGACGTTGGTTGATCGACGCAATTTTCACCTGTTTCAACCATTGCTTTATCAAGTCGCAACTGGAACGCTCTCGCCTGCGGATATTTCCTCACCGTTACGCGGCATCTTGAGCAATAGTCGCAATACTACAGTGCTGATGGATGAGGTGTTGGATGTTGACCCCCAGCAACAAACCGTGATCACGCGAGGACAACAATTACCCTACGACACACTCATTCTGGCAACGGGCGTCAGTCATCATTACTTTGGTAATGATCAATGGAAAACCACAGCACCGGGGTTAAAGACAGTGGAAGATGCGCTGGAGATGCGTCGCCGCATTTTTATGGCCTTTGAGGCAGCCGAAAAAGAAACCGACCCCAGCAAGCGCCAAGCCTGGCTAACGTTTGTGATTGTGGGGGGCGGACCAACTGGTGTAGAACTGGCAGGGGCGATCGCTGAACTTGCTTTCAACACGCTCAAACAAGACTTCCGCAACATCGACACCACTGAAGCCAAAGTGATTTTGCTAGAAGGCATGGATCGCATTTTGCCTCCCTATGCCCCAGAACTCTCTGCCAAAGCCGCAGAAGCTCTAACCCAGTTGGGAGTGAGTGTACAAACCAAAACTTTGGTAACCAATATTGAACACAACATTGTTACTGCCAAGCAAGGAGATACCATCCAACAAATTCCAGCCCGTACCATTCTTTGGGCAGCAGGGGTGAAAGCCTCTGGTATGGGCAAAATCCTGGCAGATCGAACGGGTGTCACGCTGGATCGGGTGGGGCGAGTGATAGTGGAACCGGATCTCAGCATCGCCGGATATCCCAACATTTTTGTGATTGGTGATTTAGCAAATTATTCTCACCAAGGTGAAAAGCCATTGCCTGGGGTGGCTCCGGTGGCAATGCAGGAAGGACAATTTGTGGCCAAACTGCTCAAAGCACGACTGCAAAACCAACCAGTTCCTACTTTTCGCTATCACGATGCAGGCAGTCTGGCCGTGATTGGGCAAAACAAAGCCGTTGCTGATCTGAACAACGTCAAATTGTCGGGGCCAATTGCCTGGTTTGTCTGGGTGTTTGCCCACATCTTTTATTTAATTGAGTACGACAATAAACTCATCGTCATGCTGCAATGGGGTTGGAATTATTTCACTCGTAACCGGGGAGCCAGACTGATCACAGGCGAAGCATCGCCGGTGCAGGCGGAGACGGATGTGGATAAGGACTTTCGGACTCCCAGCGATCGCAAATCCACCGTTGAAGTTTAA
- a CDS encoding hypothetical protein (IMG reference gene:2510096532), which translates to MRTELIWEGKYDEYGNRREVEIAGCAMPMQKIENIDEPRRAAAATGQLELFEQQNPRVDDFRNRLIWGDNKLVMASLLQEFKGKIDLIYIDPPFDVGADFSMSVAIGEWVYDR; encoded by the coding sequence ATGCGGACGGAACTGATCTGGGAAGGCAAGTATGACGAATACGGCAACCGCCGCGAGGTGGAGATTGCCGGGTGTGCTATGCCCATGCAGAAGATTGAAAACATCGACGAACCCCGACGGGCAGCAGCGGCAACGGGGCAGTTGGAACTGTTTGAACAGCAGAATCCCCGTGTGGATGACTTTAGAAATCGGCTGATTTGGGGCGACAACAAGCTGGTAATGGCTTCCCTGTTGCAAGAGTTTAAGGGCAAGATTGACCTAATTTATATTGACCCACCGTTTGATGTGGGCGCGGATTTTTCGATGAGTGTGGCGATCGGGGAATGGGTTTATGACCGATGA
- a CDS encoding 2'-5' RNA ligase (IMG reference gene:2510096528~PFAM: 2',5' RNA ligase family~TIGRFAM: 2'-5' RNA ligase) produces the protein MSASPTKQRFFIALLPPQAIQDYANEIKQYFADRYKSRAAQKSPPHITLQPPFEWAVDELPTLEQGLYEFAAQCSPLPITLEGFAAFAPRVIFIDVEKTPELLTVQKSLRFFLETRLGIVDERSKTRPFAPHMTVAFRDLTQQNFKQAWSEFESRSLHFEFVASFMTLLMHNGRRWNNYRDYPFSQS, from the coding sequence ATGTCTGCCAGCCCTACCAAACAGCGGTTTTTCATTGCACTTCTGCCGCCGCAAGCGATTCAAGACTATGCCAACGAAATCAAACAATATTTTGCCGATCGCTATAAAAGCCGGGCAGCGCAAAAGTCACCTCCACACATCACCTTACAACCCCCATTTGAATGGGCAGTGGATGAGCTTCCTACCTTAGAACAAGGCTTGTATGAATTTGCTGCCCAATGTTCGCCACTTCCTATTACGTTGGAGGGATTTGCCGCCTTTGCTCCCCGCGTTATTTTTATTGATGTGGAGAAAACCCCTGAATTACTGACCGTTCAGAAAAGTCTGAGGTTCTTTCTGGAAACCCGTTTGGGCATTGTAGATGAGCGGTCCAAAACCCGACCGTTTGCCCCGCATATGACTGTGGCATTTCGAGATCTGACCCAACAAAATTTTAAGCAGGCATGGTCAGAATTTGAATCGCGATCGCTGCATTTTGAGTTTGTTGCCTCATTCATGACCTTACTGATGCATAACGGTCGTCGGTGGAATAATTATCGGGATTATCCTTTTTCTCAAAGTTAA
- a CDS encoding hypothetical protein (IMG reference gene:2510096535) produces MNIACSEDFSPHPQKTTEVVTTNKDVRSKGFSPYKQIAKILHRIHGSTSRQWNLEDQTVGRKVWYAYSDRAIRSERHYHTTLNYIHYNPVKHGWSDSPYHWSCSSVHWYLEQQGRDFLRDAWVRYPIKDYGKEWDDVGKGEQALLKRELQTGRAGGIDDAR; encoded by the coding sequence ATGAACATTGCTTGTAGTGAGGACTTTAGTCCTCATCCCCAAAAAACGACTGAAGTCGTTACTACAAACAAAGACGTTCGTAGTAAGGGCTTTAGCCCTTATAAACAAATAGCGAAAATTTTACACCGAATTCATGGCTCTACGTCTCGACAGTGGAACCTAGAGGATCAGACAGTCGGGCGGAAGGTTTGGTATGCCTATAGCGATCGCGCCATTCGTTCTGAACGCCATTACCACACCACCCTGAATTACATTCATTACAACCCAGTCAAACATGGCTGGTCAGACTCGCCCTACCATTGGTCATGCAGCAGCGTGCATTGGTACTTGGAGCAGCAGGGGCGAGATTTTTTGCGGGATGCTTGGGTGCGCTATCCCATCAAAGACTATGGAAAAGAATGGGATGACGTTGGCAAAGGCGAGCAAGCCTTGCTAAAGCGAGAACTACAAACGGGAAGAGCGGGAGGTATAGATGATGCCCGCTAA
- a CDS encoding XisH protein (IMG reference gene:2510096536~PFAM: XisH protein): MMPAKDLYHDAVKAALIKDGWIILADPYHIQYKDVDLYADLAAERPIAAEREGQKIVVEIKSFVGRSPMTDFHNAVGQYAIYRSLLQATEPTYQLYLAIDDITYENFFKREGIGFIIRTSQIFLLVVNIDLQEIVQWIS; this comes from the coding sequence ATGATGCCCGCTAAAGATCTCTACCACGATGCTGTGAAAGCCGCCTTAATCAAAGACGGTTGGATCATTCTGGCTGACCCCTATCACATTCAATACAAAGACGTTGACCTGTATGCCGACCTAGCGGCTGAACGACCGATTGCGGCTGAACGAGAAGGACAGAAAATTGTCGTTGAGATCAAGAGCTTTGTAGGGCGATCGCCCATGACCGATTTTCACAATGCTGTGGGTCAATATGCCATTTATCGTAGCCTGCTCCAGGCAACAGAACCTACCTATCAGCTCTATCTTGCGATTGACGATATTACCTACGAAAACTTCTTCAAACGCGAAGGCATTGGCTTCATCATCCGTACCAGTCAAATTTTTCTATTGGTTGTGAATATTGATCTACAGGAGATTGTGCAATGGATAAGCTAG
- a CDS encoding hypothetical protein (IMG reference gene:2510096538~PFAM: Protein of unknown function (DUF820)), with product MTIATEVTKEKKVWTDEEFMALPKDGHRYEIVNGELVDMGSSGALHGYVCSTIMILLGAYIRTHKLGAMFDSSTAFKMKSGNRRSPDISFFAKERLQGITELPTGFLDGAPDLAVEVLSPGNTVEEIHDKLVEYFENGTRLAWIIHPSEHYVLVYRSAQEPDRLLKSTDFLDGEDVIPGFTLPVAELFQKLSF from the coding sequence ATGACTATCGCAACCGAAGTAACAAAAGAAAAAAAGGTTTGGACAGATGAAGAATTCATGGCACTGCCCAAGGACGGGCATCGCTATGAAATTGTGAATGGGGAATTAGTTGATATGGGAAGTTCAGGGGCGCTGCATGGCTATGTGTGCAGCACAATCATGATCCTGCTTGGAGCTTATATCCGTACTCACAAGCTTGGAGCCATGTTTGATTCCAGCACTGCCTTCAAAATGAAGAGTGGAAATCGGCGATCGCCCGATATTTCCTTCTTTGCCAAAGAACGCCTGCAAGGCATAACCGAACTGCCTACGGGCTTTCTGGATGGTGCGCCGGATCTGGCAGTTGAAGTGCTGTCTCCTGGCAACACCGTAGAGGAAATTCACGACAAGCTGGTGGAATACTTTGAGAATGGCACCCGTCTGGCCTGGATTATTCACCCTAGCGAACACTATGTTTTAGTTTATCGTTCTGCTCAAGAACCCGATCGCCTACTCAAATCCACTGATTTTCTCGATGGGGAAGACGTGATTCCCGGATTCACGCTACCCGTCGCCGAACTGTTTCAAAAGCTCTCATTCTAG
- a CDS encoding hypothetical protein (IMG reference gene:2510096539~PFAM: Protein of unknown function (DUF820)), producing the protein MYAVISREKIQLPPGSVMRMPGTWQDYCTLRDSRGDGSIPRIKYRDGEILLMSPLPRHGREANILADVVKILLDSENRNYEAFTPITMDIPEVGGIEPDYCFYIDNWQAAVGKDRINWQSDPPPDLVIEIDVTTYTAAEDYAPYSVSEVWLFKKSDLKMYALQGETYELQTRSRYFPGVDLPELIAQVLAAAAEQGTGVALRNLRQQLMS; encoded by the coding sequence ATGTATGCTGTCATCTCCCGTGAAAAAATTCAGCTTCCCCCTGGTAGCGTTATGCGAATGCCCGGAACCTGGCAAGACTACTGCACCCTACGCGATAGTCGCGGCGATGGCTCCATTCCACGCATCAAGTATCGGGACGGAGAAATTTTGCTGATGAGTCCCCTACCCCGCCACGGGCGCGAAGCCAATATTCTTGCTGATGTGGTTAAAATCCTCCTCGATAGCGAAAATCGCAATTACGAAGCCTTTACCCCCATCACAATGGATATTCCTGAAGTAGGGGGCATTGAACCCGACTACTGCTTCTACATCGACAACTGGCAGGCAGCCGTCGGCAAAGACCGCATTAATTGGCAGAGTGATCCGCCCCCGGATCTGGTGATTGAAATTGACGTGACCACCTATACCGCTGCCGAAGATTATGCCCCCTACAGTGTCTCTGAAGTCTGGCTATTCAAAAAAAGTGACTTAAAGATGTATGCCCTGCAAGGGGAAACCTATGAACTGCAAACCCGCAGTCGCTATTTCCCAGGGGTAGATCTGCCTGAACTCATCGCTCAAGTGTTAGCTGCCGCCGCTGAGCAAGGAACAGGCGTTGCGCTCCGCAACTTGCGCCAACAATTGATGAGCTAA